The Corynebacterium jeddahense genome has a window encoding:
- a CDS encoding ABC transporter ATP-binding protein encodes MTTIEIRDLNKRFGSVQALDGMSFTVHDGEMYGFVGSNGAGKSTTMRIALGVLAADSGEVLLDGRPLDDDTRRRIGYMPEERGLYGKEKILEQLVFLAKLHGVDGKAAKQRGTELLEELGLGERVNDKLDDLSLGNQQRVQLAASLIHDPDILILDEPFSGLDPVAVDVMSTMLTDRARAGVPVIFSSHQLDLVQRLCDRIGIVTRGHMVAEGTVDELRAHGPIRFKVGTQARGWIPEGISLIDDSATHVILEAPSVQDDQRILQAAMSAGPVHEFTRVVPDLADLFKEVVQ; translated from the coding sequence GTGACCACAATCGAAATCCGCGACCTGAACAAGCGCTTTGGCAGCGTCCAAGCCCTCGACGGCATGAGTTTCACCGTCCACGACGGCGAGATGTACGGCTTCGTCGGCTCCAACGGCGCCGGCAAGTCCACCACGATGCGCATCGCCCTCGGCGTGCTCGCCGCCGACTCGGGCGAGGTGCTCCTGGACGGGCGCCCGCTTGACGACGACACCCGCCGCCGCATCGGCTACATGCCCGAGGAGCGCGGCCTGTACGGCAAAGAGAAGATCCTGGAGCAGCTGGTCTTTCTGGCCAAGCTGCACGGCGTCGACGGCAAAGCCGCCAAGCAGCGCGGCACCGAGCTACTCGAGGAACTCGGCCTGGGCGAGCGTGTGAACGACAAGCTCGACGACCTCTCCCTGGGCAACCAGCAGCGCGTCCAGCTCGCCGCCAGCCTCATCCACGACCCCGACATCCTCATCCTGGACGAACCGTTCTCCGGCCTCGACCCCGTCGCCGTGGACGTGATGAGCACGATGCTCACCGACCGCGCCCGGGCAGGTGTGCCCGTCATCTTCTCCTCCCACCAGCTGGATCTGGTGCAGCGCCTGTGCGACCGCATCGGCATCGTCACCCGCGGCCACATGGTGGCCGAAGGCACCGTCGACGAGCTGCGCGCCCACGGCCCCATCCGCTTCAAGGTGGGCACCCAGGCCCGCGGCTGGATCCCGGAGGGCATTTCGCTAATCGACGACTCCGCCACCCACGTCATCCTCGAAGCCCCGAGCGTCCAGGACGACCAGCGCATCCTGCAGGCCGCTATGTCCGCAGGGCCTGTCCACGAGTTCACCCGGGTCGTGCCCGACCTGGCCGACCTGTTCAAGGAGGTTGTGCAGTAA
- a CDS encoding helicase-associated domain-containing protein gives MSTFPEYLRQLDSDELRALVGARPDAFFPTPPSAGSLATRLALPGSASRALRQLTAADLAVLERLADAGAELEPVDATGMGDTSHLRELALVYGPDAQLRVSPGTLSALPPTWRVTDTLPPGAADALQCLPARERKVLQTLAASGGVGTTAAAGPDADPDAPVASLLAKGLLVRVNATTVRLPRPVRDAMRGTPPREYPLTQPAAPAVDQAAVDEAAASQGLDAVRQMRQLIVALLEAPVALNKDGSVGVRAEANLDKQLGFPVRLLVTAGESAGLVGRGNVDDQDVLAPTRDALTWLDARLAEQWAILLTGWLASPWRSDTGAKLLSADMHAPAVRHARATIARHAGRLDSLLFAAPLEAASFSPQLIHATVAEATALGGLAGAAPGLAPSTPLRALLGGGDVVAAADALVPEAVETLIAQGDMTIMAPGPLEPAMASFLERIAELESPGLASVWRVTEPSVRRGLDGGLTAGEIHAWLAAHVLDEVPQAITFLIDDTARGHGAIRAGAALSYVRSDDPALIAAAVERCGLRALAPTVAIADVALPKLVAALRTAGLQPTAEDGAGVALNVAPEPALVPATPSTLPAAPRVAPEQVEAIVAKLRAGEDDAGEGGSDAFETLRAAARARRHVTVGFVDTQGRGRTLTVLPLSVSAGQVDALDEAADRVVRIALPRITKVVLA, from the coding sequence ATGTCTACGTTCCCCGAGTACCTGCGCCAGCTTGACAGCGACGAACTCCGCGCCCTCGTCGGCGCCCGCCCCGACGCCTTCTTCCCCACCCCGCCGAGCGCCGGCTCGCTGGCCACGCGGCTCGCCCTGCCCGGCTCGGCGTCGAGGGCGCTGCGCCAGCTCACCGCCGCCGACCTCGCCGTGCTCGAGCGCCTTGCCGACGCCGGCGCGGAGCTCGAACCCGTCGACGCGACCGGCATGGGCGACACCTCCCACCTGCGCGAGCTCGCGCTCGTCTACGGCCCGGACGCCCAGCTGCGCGTCTCCCCCGGCACGCTGTCCGCCCTGCCCCCGACCTGGCGAGTGACGGACACGCTGCCGCCCGGCGCCGCGGACGCGCTGCAGTGCCTGCCCGCGCGCGAGCGCAAGGTGCTGCAGACCCTCGCGGCCTCCGGCGGCGTGGGCACGACGGCAGCGGCGGGGCCGGACGCGGACCCAGACGCGCCCGTCGCCAGCCTGTTGGCCAAGGGGCTGCTCGTGCGCGTCAACGCCACCACCGTGCGCCTGCCCCGCCCGGTGCGCGACGCGATGCGCGGCACTCCCCCGCGCGAGTACCCGCTCACGCAGCCCGCGGCCCCGGCCGTCGACCAGGCCGCCGTGGACGAGGCGGCTGCCTCGCAGGGCCTCGACGCGGTGCGCCAGATGCGCCAGCTCATCGTGGCGCTGCTCGAGGCGCCCGTCGCGCTAAACAAGGACGGCTCCGTCGGCGTGCGCGCGGAGGCGAACCTGGACAAGCAGCTCGGCTTCCCAGTGCGGCTGCTGGTCACCGCCGGCGAGTCCGCCGGGCTCGTCGGCCGCGGCAACGTCGACGACCAAGACGTGCTCGCCCCCACCCGCGACGCGCTCACCTGGCTCGACGCGCGCCTCGCCGAGCAGTGGGCGATCCTGCTCACCGGCTGGCTCGCCTCCCCGTGGCGCTCGGACACCGGGGCGAAGCTGCTGTCGGCGGACATGCACGCGCCCGCGGTGCGGCATGCCCGTGCGACCATCGCGCGCCACGCGGGCCGGCTCGACAGCCTGCTCTTCGCCGCCCCGCTCGAGGCGGCGTCGTTTTCGCCGCAGCTGATCCACGCCACCGTGGCCGAAGCCACCGCCCTCGGCGGCCTCGCCGGCGCCGCCCCGGGGCTCGCGCCGTCGACCCCGCTGCGCGCGCTGCTGGGCGGCGGCGACGTCGTGGCGGCGGCCGACGCGCTCGTGCCGGAGGCCGTCGAGACGCTTATCGCACAGGGCGACATGACCATCATGGCGCCGGGCCCGCTCGAGCCCGCGATGGCGTCGTTCCTCGAGCGCATTGCGGAACTCGAGTCGCCGGGGCTGGCGAGCGTGTGGCGGGTGACGGAGCCGTCGGTGCGCCGCGGCCTCGACGGCGGGCTCACCGCGGGCGAGATCCACGCCTGGCTCGCCGCGCACGTCCTCGACGAGGTGCCCCAGGCGATCACGTTCCTCATCGACGACACCGCCCGCGGCCACGGCGCGATCCGGGCCGGCGCGGCACTCAGCTACGTCCGCTCCGACGACCCGGCGCTCATCGCCGCGGCCGTCGAGCGCTGCGGGCTGCGCGCGCTCGCCCCCACCGTCGCTATCGCCGACGTGGCGCTGCCGAAGCTCGTGGCGGCGCTACGCACGGCCGGGCTCCAGCCCACCGCCGAGGACGGCGCCGGGGTTGCGCTCAACGTGGCGCCCGAGCCGGCGCTCGTCCCCGCGACGCCGTCGACGCTGCCGGCCGCCCCGCGGGTCGCTCCCGAGCAGGTCGAGGCGATTGTGGCAAAGCTGCGCGCGGGCGAGGACGACGCCGGCGAGGGCGGCAGCGACGCGTTCGAGACCCTGCGCGCCGCCGCGCGGGCGAGGCGGCATGTCACCGTCGGGTTCGTCGATACGCAGGGGCGCGGGCGCACGCTCACCGTCCTGCCACTATCGGTCTCCGCGGGGCAGGTCGACGCCCTCGACGAGGCGGCCGACCGCGTGGTGCGCATCGCGCTACCCCGCATCACCAAGGTGGTGCTGGCCTAG
- a CDS encoding DUF3239 domain-containing protein — protein MSGMKVFKFDVDEAYAKQHNEMVRDTRSLVASGVTLFVLSVAGAALVWFLVDSGSPWHILGSLGLALFGVLMLVVALLIPRSVGKTQQLYDAHPLAPAIITERAGTTVTLTALVNKNVDPAAPPAWAITSRVVHPIPNTPDATGTKVPVAAVGAQRSSRDQQHWMTITPMPIAWGTPDTDVITEARKAVPQEQWVALQKAAKSPELIERSKNSVVEL, from the coding sequence ATGAGTGGCATGAAGGTTTTCAAGTTCGACGTCGACGAGGCCTACGCGAAGCAGCACAACGAGATGGTGCGCGACACCCGCAGCCTCGTCGCCTCCGGCGTGACGCTCTTTGTACTCTCCGTCGCCGGCGCCGCGCTCGTCTGGTTCCTCGTGGACAGCGGCTCCCCCTGGCACATCCTCGGCTCGCTTGGGCTTGCGTTGTTCGGCGTGCTCATGCTCGTGGTGGCGCTGCTCATCCCCCGTAGCGTGGGCAAGACGCAGCAGCTTTACGACGCCCACCCCCTCGCCCCCGCCATCATCACCGAGCGGGCTGGAACCACCGTCACCCTCACCGCGCTGGTGAACAAGAACGTCGACCCAGCAGCACCCCCGGCGTGGGCCATCACCTCCCGCGTCGTACATCCCATCCCGAACACCCCGGACGCGACGGGCACTAAGGTTCCGGTCGCCGCAGTTGGTGCACAGCGCTCCTCCCGGGACCAGCAGCACTGGATGACCATCACCCCGATGCCCATCGCGTGGGGCACCCCCGACACGGACGTCATCACGGAGGCACGGAAGGCAGTCCCCCAGGAACAGTGGGTCGCGCTGCAGAAGGCCGCGAAAAGCCCCGAACTCATCGAGCGCTCCAAGAACAGCGTGGTTGAGCTGTAG
- a CDS encoding type II toxin-antitoxin system ParD family antitoxin: MAKNTSVVLGERYDAFIARLIQDGRYASASEVLREGLRLVEEREQKFDALTLAVEKGELGAEFDAEQFIAKMRAR; encoded by the coding sequence ATGGCTAAGAACACTTCAGTTGTACTCGGGGAACGCTACGACGCGTTCATCGCCCGGCTCATCCAAGACGGCCGCTACGCGTCTGCCAGCGAAGTCCTGCGCGAGGGGCTGCGGCTGGTGGAGGAGCGGGAGCAGAAGTTCGACGCGCTGACACTCGCCGTAGAAAAAGGAGAACTCGGCGCCGAGTTCGACGCCGAGCAGTTCATCGCCAAAATGCGCGCACGCTAG
- a CDS encoding FAD-binding and (Fe-S)-binding domain-containing protein has product MTATISSPAHHLSRELGSDQALSTRPIDRIKYAHDASHFLYTPDVAVEARTASDVAAAFRAAAASGSPVVLRAGGTSLSGQAGGGGMLVDVRKHFRGVEVLDGGKRVRVQPGSTVRQVNAHLAPYGRKIGPDPASEGAATMGGVISNNSSGMACGTTYNTYNTIESMTFVLPSGTVINTAHQDAEAQFAREEAELVETLERLKRRVRGNQESVATIERHFALKNTMGYSINAFLDYDSPLDIFMHLLVASEGTLAFIAEAVLRTVEVPKLKTTTIAVYPTLDAATRSLPALFDSHAATLELMDSRSIKVGRTFDAVPEQITGFELDGQAALLIEYHANEADELREYEAAGAKLLKGFDLQTPAAFSTDPAQAAKAWAFRKGLYAQVAEARPSGTTALLEDIAVPVGDLADTCGGLQQLFDAYGYDEAVIFGHAKDGNIHFLITDRFEGDENLKRYDGFNESMVDLVLGAGGNLKAEHGTGRVMAPYVRRQYGDELYDVMVQLKRAADPRGVMNPGVIITDDEREHMKNFKLNPQVEDQIDSCVECGYCEPVCPSRDITMTPRQRIVVRRARAKAIQDGDADLVKELDEAYQYDGIDTCAVDSMCVTACPVGIDTGKFIKSLRRGEAGAVESAGWAAAAKAWGPGNALASAALTGAYFMPTSLVQKVTDVARAIVGADTMPEYRPELSKGGKIRSRAFGTRVGAPGVEPSGVFVPACVNSMFGPQGEGVGASAAFAKLAERAGVALVVPEGIDGMCCGTPWTSKGMATGHEIMQRKVRDQLIAATDGGRLPVVVDASSCTHGFRDMLEGIGNDVIDAIEFVDQHVVDKLNVKRKVDSVTLHPTCSATHLGIVDTLKRVASAAAEDVRVPAEWNCCGYAGDRGMLHPELTHAATKREAEEAAQLHSACHASSNRTCELGLTAATGEDYEHVLEILERVSR; this is encoded by the coding sequence ATGACCGCAACCATTTCCTCCCCCGCACACCATTTGTCCCGCGAACTCGGCTCCGACCAGGCGCTTTCCACCCGCCCGATCGACCGGATCAAGTACGCCCACGACGCGTCGCACTTCCTCTACACCCCGGACGTGGCGGTGGAGGCCCGCACCGCGAGCGACGTCGCCGCCGCCTTCCGCGCGGCCGCCGCTTCCGGCTCCCCGGTGGTGCTGCGCGCCGGCGGCACGTCCCTGTCCGGCCAGGCTGGCGGCGGCGGGATGCTCGTCGACGTGCGCAAGCACTTCCGCGGCGTCGAGGTCCTCGACGGCGGCAAGCGCGTGCGCGTCCAGCCCGGCTCCACCGTGCGCCAGGTCAACGCCCACCTCGCCCCCTACGGGCGCAAGATCGGCCCAGACCCGGCGTCCGAGGGCGCGGCGACCATGGGCGGGGTGATCTCCAACAACTCCTCCGGCATGGCGTGCGGCACGACGTACAACACGTACAACACCATCGAGTCGATGACCTTCGTCCTGCCGTCGGGCACCGTCATCAACACCGCGCACCAGGACGCGGAGGCACAGTTTGCGCGGGAGGAGGCGGAGCTCGTCGAGACGCTGGAGCGCCTCAAGCGGCGCGTGCGCGGCAACCAGGAATCCGTGGCCACCATCGAGCGCCACTTCGCGCTGAAGAACACGATGGGCTACAGCATCAACGCGTTCCTCGATTACGACTCGCCGCTGGACATTTTCATGCACCTGCTCGTGGCCTCCGAGGGCACGCTCGCATTCATCGCCGAGGCCGTGCTGCGCACCGTCGAGGTGCCGAAGCTGAAGACCACCACCATCGCCGTCTACCCGACGCTCGACGCGGCGACGCGCTCGCTGCCCGCGCTCTTCGACTCGCACGCGGCGACGCTCGAGCTCATGGACTCGCGCTCCATCAAGGTCGGCCGCACCTTCGACGCGGTGCCGGAGCAGATCACCGGCTTCGAGCTCGACGGCCAGGCCGCGCTGCTCATCGAGTACCACGCCAACGAAGCCGACGAGCTTCGCGAATACGAGGCCGCGGGTGCGAAGCTGCTGAAGGGCTTCGACCTGCAGACCCCGGCCGCCTTCTCCACCGACCCCGCCCAGGCCGCGAAGGCGTGGGCGTTCCGCAAGGGCCTCTACGCCCAGGTCGCCGAGGCGCGCCCGTCCGGCACGACCGCGCTGCTCGAGGACATCGCGGTGCCGGTCGGCGACCTCGCCGACACGTGCGGCGGGTTGCAGCAGCTTTTCGACGCCTACGGCTACGACGAGGCCGTCATCTTCGGCCACGCCAAGGACGGCAACATCCACTTCCTCATCACCGACCGCTTCGAGGGCGACGAGAACCTCAAGCGCTACGACGGCTTCAACGAGTCGATGGTGGACCTCGTCCTCGGCGCCGGCGGCAACCTCAAGGCCGAGCACGGCACGGGCCGCGTCATGGCCCCGTACGTGCGCCGCCAGTACGGTGACGAGCTCTACGACGTCATGGTGCAACTCAAGCGCGCCGCCGACCCGCGCGGGGTGATGAACCCGGGCGTGATCATCACCGACGACGAGCGCGAGCACATGAAGAACTTCAAGCTCAACCCGCAGGTGGAAGACCAGATCGACTCCTGCGTGGAGTGCGGCTACTGCGAGCCGGTGTGCCCGTCGCGCGACATCACCATGACGCCGCGCCAGCGCATCGTCGTGCGCCGCGCCCGCGCGAAGGCGATCCAGGACGGCGACGCGGACTTGGTCAAGGAGCTCGACGAGGCGTACCAGTACGACGGCATCGACACCTGCGCGGTCGACTCGATGTGCGTGACGGCCTGCCCGGTGGGCATCGACACCGGCAAGTTCATCAAGTCCCTGCGCCGCGGCGAGGCCGGCGCGGTCGAGTCCGCCGGCTGGGCGGCCGCCGCGAAGGCGTGGGGGCCGGGCAACGCGCTCGCCTCCGCGGCGCTCACCGGCGCCTACTTCATGCCGACCTCGCTCGTGCAGAAGGTCACCGACGTCGCCCGCGCCATCGTCGGCGCCGACACGATGCCGGAGTACCGCCCGGAGCTGTCGAAGGGCGGCAAGATCCGCTCGCGGGCCTTCGGCACCCGCGTCGGCGCGCCGGGCGTCGAGCCGAGCGGCGTGTTCGTCCCGGCCTGCGTGAACTCGATGTTCGGGCCGCAGGGCGAGGGTGTCGGCGCGTCCGCCGCGTTCGCGAAACTCGCCGAGCGCGCCGGCGTCGCGCTTGTCGTGCCGGAGGGCATCGACGGGATGTGCTGCGGCACCCCGTGGACGTCGAAGGGCATGGCCACCGGGCACGAGATCATGCAGCGCAAGGTCCGTGACCAGCTCATCGCCGCCACCGACGGCGGGCGCCTGCCCGTGGTCGTCGACGCCTCGAGCTGCACGCACGGCTTCCGCGACATGCTCGAGGGCATCGGCAACGACGTGATCGACGCCATCGAGTTCGTCGACCAGCACGTTGTGGACAAGCTGAACGTGAAGCGCAAGGTCGACTCCGTCACGCTCCACCCGACGTGCTCGGCGACGCACCTCGGGATCGTCGATACGCTGAAGCGCGTCGCGTCCGCGGCGGCGGAGGACGTGCGCGTGCCCGCGGAATGGAACTGCTGCGGCTACGCGGGCGACCGCGGCATGCTGCACCCTGAGCTCACGCACGCGGCGACGAAGCGCGAGGCAGAGGAGGCGGCGCAGCTGCACTCGGCCTGCCACGCGTCGTCGAACCGCACGTGCGAGCTGGGGCTGACCGCCGCGACGGGCGAAGACTACGAGCACGTCCTGGAGATCCTCGAGCGCGTGAGCCGCTAG
- a CDS encoding resuscitation-promoting factor Rpf1 domain-containing protein codes for MGRHSKKTTSTGKKALAGTAAVAALAGVVAPQATAAPDSDWDKLAQCESGGDWAINTGNGYYGGLQFSYGTWLAYGGGEFAPTANQATREQQIIVAERTLAAQGWGAWPACSARYGLNSAPTNRDAQAAAPKPAPAPAPAPAAQAPAQQAPAPKKAETIEVDALYHQLRDAINAMGFQVPTSVQTNYAANRNDYNAFYLANQTLIDAALNGDFATVARELGANVAAAQADFGAQVNNTIASLQQTYLAR; via the coding sequence ATGGGACGCCACTCCAAGAAGACCACCTCCACGGGCAAGAAGGCTCTGGCAGGTACCGCAGCCGTCGCAGCGCTGGCAGGCGTTGTCGCGCCGCAGGCGACGGCGGCACCCGACTCCGACTGGGACAAGCTCGCGCAGTGCGAGTCCGGCGGCGACTGGGCCATCAACACCGGCAACGGCTACTACGGCGGCCTGCAGTTCTCCTACGGCACCTGGCTGGCGTACGGCGGCGGCGAGTTCGCCCCGACCGCGAACCAGGCCACCCGCGAGCAGCAGATCATCGTCGCCGAGCGCACCCTCGCAGCCCAGGGCTGGGGCGCCTGGCCGGCCTGCTCCGCGCGCTACGGCCTGAACTCCGCGCCGACCAACCGCGACGCGCAGGCGGCCGCCCCCAAGCCCGCGCCCGCCCCGGCCCCGGCCCCCGCTGCCCAGGCTCCGGCGCAGCAGGCCCCGGCCCCGAAGAAGGCCGAGACCATCGAGGTCGACGCCCTCTACCACCAGCTGCGCGACGCGATCAACGCCATGGGCTTCCAGGTGCCCACCTCGGTGCAGACGAACTACGCCGCGAACCGCAACGACTACAACGCGTTCTACCTGGCGAACCAGACGCTCATCGACGCCGCCCTTAACGGCGACTTCGCCACCGTCGCCCGCGAGCTCGGCGCGAACGTCGCCGCCGCGCAGGCAGACTTCGGCGCGCAGGTGAACAACACCATCGCCTCCCTGCAGCAGACCTACCTCGCCCGCTAA
- a CDS encoding cold-shock protein, translating into MPIGKVKWYDAEKGFGFASNPGDEDVFIGKSVLPEGVEELVPGQRIEFDFAAGRRGPQALRVKVLDTPKRRAANRRKPEELGSMLADVMTLIETQVQPALTSGHYPDRKEGRQVAEILRAVARELDA; encoded by the coding sequence ATGCCCATTGGAAAGGTGAAGTGGTACGACGCCGAGAAGGGATTCGGCTTCGCGTCGAACCCGGGCGACGAGGACGTCTTCATCGGCAAGTCCGTCCTGCCCGAGGGGGTTGAGGAGCTCGTGCCGGGCCAGCGCATCGAGTTCGATTTCGCCGCCGGCCGCCGCGGCCCGCAGGCCCTGCGCGTGAAGGTGCTGGACACCCCGAAGCGCCGCGCGGCCAACCGCCGCAAGCCGGAGGAGCTGGGCAGCATGCTCGCCGATGTGATGACGCTCATCGAGACCCAGGTCCAGCCCGCGCTCACGAGCGGCCACTACCCGGACCGCAAGGAGGGCCGCCAGGTCGCAGAGATCCTGCGCGCCGTCGCGCGGGAGCTCGACGCGTAG
- a CDS encoding ABC transporter permease, which yields MKAYSPMHTITTTAAREIQILLLKKGVIITFVILLLAMAGFIGFASWQKSKDDADGGDAKTAVATVGVDKQLLDGAGYDARETASRDEAVQLVRDGDVKAALVAEGDQWEVISDGTPSAGIMEGMEALADSYTRAETLNTLGISPADYEAASPNIDIVPVDVDEASGEDFEQQLLRLLTTFVALMVVIFTVITFAAQVGSRVTEEKSSRVVELVLASVRPLDFLAGKLLGTLVLGFLATAVLLIVGGVGLKVSGLVDDIEFDWSVLPVLLLAWLLAMLFFGALYAAAGAMVQRTEDLQSTQMPILLLIMASAYIPGFGWMNTDATWMQVMSWIPPFSIFAAPLSYAAGDFTALQLAGSFALAAVATALAVWAAARIYKRTILNNGSVTKWSQLLHRG from the coding sequence ATGAAGGCTTACTCACCCATGCACACGATCACCACCACCGCGGCGCGCGAGATCCAGATCCTGCTGCTGAAGAAGGGCGTGATCATCACCTTCGTCATCCTCCTTCTGGCCATGGCCGGCTTCATCGGCTTCGCCTCCTGGCAGAAGAGCAAGGACGACGCTGACGGCGGCGACGCGAAGACTGCGGTGGCGACCGTAGGCGTCGATAAGCAACTGCTCGACGGTGCCGGGTACGACGCCCGCGAAACTGCGAGCCGCGACGAGGCGGTGCAGCTGGTGCGCGACGGCGACGTCAAGGCCGCGCTCGTGGCCGAGGGCGACCAGTGGGAGGTCATCTCGGACGGCACGCCGTCGGCCGGCATCATGGAGGGGATGGAGGCGCTCGCCGACAGCTACACCCGCGCCGAAACGCTGAACACGCTGGGCATTTCGCCCGCGGATTACGAGGCTGCCTCCCCGAACATCGACATCGTGCCGGTGGACGTGGACGAGGCCAGCGGCGAAGACTTCGAGCAGCAACTGCTCCGCCTGCTCACCACATTCGTGGCGCTGATGGTGGTCATTTTCACCGTGATCACTTTCGCCGCCCAGGTGGGCAGCCGCGTGACCGAGGAGAAATCCTCCCGCGTGGTCGAGCTCGTGCTCGCCTCCGTGCGCCCGCTGGATTTCCTGGCGGGCAAGCTGCTGGGCACGCTCGTGCTGGGCTTCCTCGCCACCGCAGTGCTGCTCATCGTCGGCGGCGTTGGGCTGAAGGTCTCCGGGCTCGTGGACGACATCGAATTCGACTGGTCCGTCCTCCCCGTCCTGCTGCTCGCCTGGCTGCTGGCCATGCTGTTCTTCGGCGCCCTCTACGCCGCCGCCGGCGCGATGGTGCAGCGCACCGAGGACCTGCAGTCCACCCAGATGCCGATCCTGCTGCTCATCATGGCTTCCGCCTACATCCCCGGCTTCGGCTGGATGAACACCGATGCCACCTGGATGCAGGTAATGAGCTGGATCCCGCCGTTTTCCATCTTCGCCGCGCCGCTGTCGTATGCCGCCGGGGACTTCACCGCGCTGCAGTTAGCCGGCTCGTTCGCCCTCGCCGCTGTGGCGACGGCGTTGGCCGTGTGGGCCGCCGCCCGCATCTACAAGCGCACGATCCTGAATAACGGCAGCGTGACCAAGTGGTCGCAGCTGCTGCACAGGGGCTAG
- a CDS encoding DNA repair helicase XPB, producing the protein MALGDGPLIVQSDKTVLLEVAHPDAPKARAALAPFAELERAPEHVHTYRITPLALWNARAAGFDAEQAVDVLEQFSRFPVPQALLVDVAETMARYGRLKLVKHPAHGLILEADDPAILSEVTRSKKIQPLIAKPIDDTTAPVHPSARGQIKQELTKLGWPVEDLAGYVDGESHPIALNHDGWELRDYQQYAAESFWEGGSGVVVLPCGAGKTIVGAASMAQAQTTTLILVTNTVAGRQWRDELLRRTTLTPEEIGEYSGEKKEIRPVTIATYQVVTRKTKGEYRALELFDSRDWGLIIYDEVHLLPAPVFRMAADLQSRRRLGLTATLVREDGREDDVFSLIGPKRYDAPWKELEMAGYIATAECVEVRTTMTDEERLTYATAETRERYRLAACSRGKLKVVDTLLAKHAGQPTLIIGAYVDQLEEIASRIDAPLVDGKTTTKKREQAFDAFRAGEITTLVVSKVANFSIDLPEAAVAIQVSGTFGSRQEEAQRLGRLLRPKADGAEAVFYTVVARDTLDAEYAMHRQRFLAEQGYAYRLVDAADL; encoded by the coding sequence ATGGCTCTCGGCGACGGCCCCCTGATCGTCCAATCGGACAAGACCGTCCTGCTCGAAGTCGCGCACCCGGACGCGCCCAAGGCCCGCGCCGCGCTCGCCCCGTTCGCGGAGCTTGAGCGCGCCCCCGAGCACGTGCACACCTACCGCATCACCCCACTCGCGCTGTGGAACGCCCGCGCCGCCGGCTTCGACGCCGAGCAGGCCGTGGACGTGCTCGAACAGTTCTCCCGCTTCCCGGTGCCGCAGGCGCTGCTCGTGGACGTCGCCGAAACCATGGCCCGCTACGGCCGCCTCAAGCTGGTCAAACACCCCGCCCACGGGCTCATCCTCGAGGCGGACGACCCCGCGATCCTCTCCGAGGTCACCCGCAGCAAGAAGATCCAGCCACTCATTGCCAAGCCTATCGATGACACCACGGCCCCCGTCCACCCCTCGGCCCGCGGCCAGATCAAGCAGGAGCTGACCAAGCTGGGCTGGCCGGTGGAGGACCTCGCCGGCTACGTCGACGGCGAATCCCACCCGATCGCGCTCAACCACGACGGGTGGGAGCTGCGCGACTACCAGCAGTACGCCGCCGAATCGTTCTGGGAGGGCGGCTCCGGCGTCGTGGTGCTGCCCTGCGGCGCCGGCAAAACCATCGTCGGCGCAGCATCGATGGCCCAGGCGCAGACCACCACGTTGATCCTGGTCACCAACACCGTCGCCGGCCGTCAGTGGCGGGACGAGCTGCTGCGCCGCACCACGCTCACCCCCGAGGAGATCGGCGAGTACTCCGGTGAGAAGAAGGAAATCCGTCCCGTGACCATCGCCACCTACCAGGTGGTCACCCGCAAGACCAAGGGCGAATACCGCGCGCTCGAACTTTTCGACTCCCGCGACTGGGGCCTCATCATCTACGACGAGGTCCACCTCCTGCCCGCCCCCGTCTTCCGCATGGCCGCCGACCTGCAGTCGCGCCGCCGACTCGGGCTCACCGCCACCCTCGTGCGCGAGGACGGCCGCGAAGACGACGTCTTCTCCCTCATCGGGCCCAAGCGTTACGACGCCCCATGGAAAGAACTCGAGATGGCCGGCTACATCGCCACCGCCGAATGCGTCGAGGTCCGCACCACGATGACCGACGAGGAGCGCCTCACCTACGCCACCGCCGAGACGCGGGAGCGCTACCGGCTCGCCGCCTGTTCGCGTGGGAAGCTGAAAGTCGTCGATACGCTGCTTGCGAAACACGCGGGCCAGCCGACCCTCATCATCGGGGCGTACGTGGACCAGCTCGAGGAGATCGCATCGCGTATCGACGCTCCGCTGGTCGACGGCAAAACCACCACCAAAAAGCGCGAGCAGGCCTTCGACGCGTTCCGCGCCGGCGAGATCACGACCCTGGTGGTTTCGAAGGTGGCGAACTTCTCCATCGACCTCCCCGAAGCCGCCGTGGCCATCCAGGTCTCCGGCACGTTCGGCTCACGCCAGGAGGAGGCCCAGCGGCTGGGCCGGCTGCTGCGGCCCAAGGCCGACGGCGCCGAGGCAGTGTTCTACACTGTGGTCGCGCGCGACACGCTCGACGCCGAGTATGCCATGCACCGGCAGCGCTTCCTCGCCGAGCAGGGCTACGCGTACCGGCTGGTGGACGCCGCCGACCTTTAA